Genomic window (Equus przewalskii isolate Varuska chromosome 12, EquPr2, whole genome shotgun sequence):
AGGGGCCACGCTGTTACCCCATTgagcccccagccctcagcccaaAGGTGTCACCTGGGCCAGGCAGGGGCCCTGCTGTCACAGTGAAGCCCTGCCCCTCACCGTCAGCAGAGAAGGCTATAGCTGTCAGCGCAGCCAGATGGGGACGCATCTTGAGCTCCATCGCGGTTCGGGAGATGCTGAAGACACGCAGCGTGCCATCACTGTAGCCGGCTGCCACCTGTTGCTGCTCTGGGCGTCCACAGGACGGGGGGCTCCAAGCCAGGCAGAGGCAGCTCTGGGGACCCACGGTGGGGAATCATCAGCAGCCCCTAGAGAGGGGATGGGGGCCTGCTCCAAGGCCGCAGACAGACCCCAAGGCTGGAGGAGCTGCCAGAGCCCTCCCACAGACAGGCAGGGCTGGACCACGGTCTGCTCTGCACACGTCCCCGAGTACCTGGTTGAGAACCTGGAACTGGATGACCAGCTCCATGCTGGCCAAGGACCACACCCTCACGCTCCCGTCGTCACTGCACGTGGCACAGTGGGACTCGCTGGGGCTGAAGGCCACCTCATTCACCTGCGGGGAGCCAGACAGCCCCACCTGAGACCACATGGCCCTCGGCAGAGGGGACACAGCTACCTCCATGTGGCCTAAAGAAATCGTCCTCAACTCCCTCCCGAGCGTCCCTACACTATGCCTGGGTGGCATCCAAATCACGAGAAGCCCACCGGTCAGTCGAACCTGACCACCCACTGGTTGAGGTGCCACAACAGGGACTGTTCTGGCAGAACCTGAAGCTGGGTGGcgtccctctgcccccaggggcTGCAGACCGAGGTAAAGGACGCTGTCCCCAGGGCCCCGGCTGGTGGCGCATGTGGTCTCTCCCGACACCGCTGTGCAAACAGCCAGGGAGAAAGCTGTTGTGTGCTTACTGAGAATGAAGATTCTGGCTGCAGGATAAAGCAGACACAGATGCTATACACCGATGAGGCAAAGTAAAACGGCCTAGTCCTGAATCTGAGCTTCAAGTGTCAAGTATGAACTCGTGATGTGTTTTATCTTAAGAAACAGTAATTTAGCTCTGTCCGACTGAGAAGCGATGGGCCCCTCTGGGACTCAGGCCACTGCCTCTGGGTCTATTTCCCACCggaggggcctggggctctgggaagAAACAGCCAAGTCCGGGCCCGGGCGCAGCCTCAGAGGTAGAGGCTGGAACACCTGTCGTTCCACAAGGGGGAAGTCACCGGTGAGCACTGGCTCAGGGCAAGGGCTCAGGACCCACGTTCTCATCCTGGTGGATGGACAGACACGACTGTTCTCCCTGTTCCATGGAATGGTATTTGGCAATACGAGGAGTGAAGCACTGACACGTGCTGTAACACGGACGAACCGGAGGACACTGTGCTCAGTGAGAAAAGCCGGGCAGAAGTGACCACATAGTGTGCGATTCCATTTCTGTGGACTGTCAGGAACAGGCAATCCACAGACAGGTGGTGAGTGCTTGTCAGGGGCCGGGAAGGGGAATTGGGGCTGGGtgctaatgggtatagggtttcctTTCAGGATGATAAAAATGccctaaaattgactgtggtaatggttgcacaattctgtgtaTAGATCAAAAATAACTGACGTATGGCCTGTGAATTACACCTCAACATAAAACTGTTaccaagagaacagaaaaagtatGTAATCCTCACCCATCCTACACTCGATTTCTTTGATGACTCCCATTATCTCTGGACAaataaatacagatttaaaaaaagacccaGGAGCCAACTCAAAGGACCTGCCCCCCCCGCCGAAGACAGGACCACAAGCATCAAGAGAAAAGTGACCATGGGGAACCCGGACCCGCATGTGTCCGTTCTCCAGCTCTTAAAGACACTCAGAAAGTGAGTTTCTTGGCTGCTGTTGGCGGGCGCTGGGACCGGTCCAACAAGGGACAATGATCAGCCCTGCGCTCCTGTCCCGGCTCCGTGCAGGAGACCCAACAGCTCACAAGACCACTTCTCTCCTGAGGGAACAAGGCAATCAGACCCCTCCCAAACCGTGAACCCCACCAGAGTGACGGGTCATTCCAGACGAGGGAACCACTGAGACAGCTCACCCAGGAGGAGGGGACATAGGGACTGACCAGCCCCGACCAgaccctggcctggcctccaggcCTCTCGGACCCCAGggaacacagaagcagagaggcaTGGCCAATCTCGACTGTGGGAGGATCCAGGAGGAACGACCTGGCTTCTTCAACAAGTAGATTACAAGGGGAAAAAGCAacagaggaaacaggaaggagCAGAAGACCGCAAGGCCTGCGGGGCTGCAGCGAGTGGACACCACGTGGACCCCACGTCAACAAGGGACGAGCGTGCGGTTCTAGGTATGTGGAGGCCCTGGCCTCAGAACTCCTGGAATGTTCATGCATGAACTGACCCGACAGCCGGGCATGGACTCGGAACCACTGGGGGAGGGCGGGGACGCAGGGACACATGCAGCCCCACTGCCCTGCCTCTGTGCGGGCTGGGGATCCCCTAGACATCAACGGCGGCCTGGAGGCCTCACCTTGCTCCTGTGGCCGCTGATGAGGTGGGTGCTGGTACCTTCGGCCCAATTGATGTACCACAGCGTGCCTGCCACGCTGCCCGCCACGCCCATGTCCATGCTGTCATGGAAGACGGCGCTGACGATGGCCCCGTCCAGAGTCAGTTCGCGCTCCATGAACACAGAGCTGGACCTGCGGGCAGGGCAGTGACAGCCTAGGGAGCCCGGTGCTTCTGGGGCACGGCCCTGTCCTTGGCTGGTGGCCCGCAGCACCCTGGCCTTGCCCAAGCACATTCCCACGGAGCAGGCCCAGCTGGTGACGGAGCGCTGGCCTGTGGCCCCGGTCAGACCCCAGCTCCCAGGCATGCCGAGCAATGCGGCAGCTCACCTGGCGCCCGAGCCCTTGCGCCTCAGCTCCAGCATGGCCTCCACGGCCCACAGACGCAGCCGCCCACTGTCACTCCCGCTGACCAGCCGCACGCCCGAGCACAGCAGCactcctgggaggtgggaggtggcgTGAGTGGTTCTCCGGGACACCCAAGACTCAAGACGGGGtcccactgccccagcatggGACTCCCAGGGAGGCACCAAGCTCTGAGCTGTCAGGAGCCATGAGGCACGGTCAGGTACCCACCAATCTCACTGTTGTCTGCCTCCCAGGCCAGGAAGCAGCGGCAGGCATGCGTGTCCCAGACGCAGACCTGGCCTGTGTCGGAGCCACAGTAGAGCAGGGGCATGGCCCCGTAGCACAGCGAGGTCAGCTTGCCCGCCCTCACCTCCTCAGGGATGCGCTCTCGGTGCACCTGGAGGGACACGAGGACAACATGGGTCAGCGACATCCTGGGCCCAGCCAGACCACCTCCTCCATAACTGCCCTGAACCCTGGCACCTGGAGGCTGACGTCGGCCCCACGCTGCTGCAGGAGCCACAAGGTGATGGCACCCTGGCCCACACAGGCGAGCTCTCCGGCATGCCACGGGTTGAAGGCCACGCCATGCACCGGCTCCGGGAGGCGGGTGGAGGACAAGAGCTCGTAAGTAGACATGCTCCACAGGGCCAGGGTGCAGTCGCCATCGTACCCTGGGGGAGACGCACAGCGGCCATGTCAGCTGCCCAGGGGTCTCAGGACAGGCAGGGGAGTCCAGAGGCCACTGCCCTCCGCTTCCCCGCTCCTCCTGCTGACCCAGCGTGATGAGGAGCCTGTCATCCGGCGAGAAAGCCAGGGCTCGCACGGTGGGGTCGCGGTGAGAAATGAGCTGCCGGCAGGAGCCCCCGGGCACCTCCCAGAGGCGGATCTGGCCGCAGGAGGCCGTGCTGCTGTGGCCTGAGGCAGAGGCCAGGACCTGGTGGGCGGGAGGGTGGGCAGTCAGCAGGGAGGGTGCCGGGGTCCGCGGGCCCACCTGTCTGTGGGTGGAACAGCATCCCCTGCACTGATCTGGCAGGGTCAGCCAGCCAGGCCCTCGAGAAGCCAGGCTCCAATGTGCACCGGGGTGCCGGGCGTGCAGGGCAGCGTGCAAGGCGGGCACCTGGGCGTCGTGGCTGAGGGCCAGCGTGGAGATCTCCTCAGGGTGGCCGAGCCAGTGCTGCTGGGCACCAGAGTGCAGGTCCTCCACCACCACTAGGCGGCCGCATGTGTACGCGAAGaagcctgggggcggggagggcgccCCGAGCTGCTTAGCTGCAGCCCAGCGCATCCTCCCTCTCGGCTTCCCAGCCACAAGGGCTGCTGCTCAGCGCCCGGAGGCCAGAGAGCCAGGCGGTGTCACCAGGGGGACACATCCTGCCCCTCAGCCAGGGCCCCTCCTGTCCTACAGCCAAACCACCCATGATGTGGGcgctcccctgccctccctgagGCCTGTCCTTGCAGTGGACAGAGCTGGGCCCCACCTGGGTGAGCTGTGGCCCCTACCTGTGTCCGGCCTCCAGACCACATTGGCCCGCCCATTTCCACTGTAGCCCACGACAGCCTTCAGGTGCAGCCGCTCACtgctggcaggaggggaggagacgCTCTGCAAGAGAGTGGATCCAGGACGCTGGTGCCCGCACAGCACCCAGACAGGCCGAGGCTCGGGTTCTGCCCCATCAGGCCGGGGAAGTGGGCACTCCCAGAGGAGGCAAAGCCAAGAGCCTGCGCCCGATGCCTACACACAACAGGCCAGGCGGGGACAGGAGCGAGATGCAGACAAGGACAGGCAGAGAGACACGCGGGGGTACCTGGAGTGCGGGGAGCCtggcaggcagggcagggtggaggaggtgggggcagaggaggagggagggagccaggacaTGGGGTGGCCAGAGCAGGCTCAGCAGGACGCTACCCCAGTCCAGTCTGGGATACCGACAGTTTTCACCGGCCCGGCCAGACCATGGGGCACAGGGTGGCGGGGTGCTCACGGGGTGACTGCCGTCAGCTTTGGGAGCAGCCCCAGGAGAGACCAGGGCACCATGGTCCCAGAAACCGCAGGCTGTGCCACCCCACCCTTGGGCCCCCATGGTATCTGCCTGTGGCAGGGCTGTGAGGAAACCCCGGACCTGGCCGACCTTGGCCAGTGAGGAGGCCTTGCCCTGTGACATGAAGGGCTCACAGGAGTCCGGGTGGGCGGCGGGCTGGGCCCTGGCtctcctggggctctgggcacCTACAGGAGAACAGGGAGGCTGAGGGACGTCAAACCCACTGCGAGACCCTCCCCACACACATTCCTCCCAGCCTGCCTCATGGGAGAAGTGCCTGATTTGGTCAGACACTCGGGTTCGGACACGTAGGGTCAGCTGGCACAAATGAGCTACATCCCACTGCCCGCTTCAGGCTTGTCCGCTCGCCCTCCAGGTGACCATGCTCTTCCTCACAGGGCAAATCCTGACATGTCAGGGGCCAGAGGGTCGCTCTGAGACCACCTGGAGCCCACGGGGTGCCCGCAACTAGGCCTTGGTCCAGTCATGAGCATCCCCACCCTACCCTGCCACCTCTCCCCTGCTTACTAGGCTGGCCACAGGGGTGGGGGGGCATGCTGAGGCCCCAGGAGTCCCCTGCAGCCCCACAGGCAGCATCCACAACCCTGTCAGCCTCCTTCACCAGCAGAGCTGAGCCTGAGGCCTGGCGGAGCCCCTTGGGGCCGTGGCTCTCCTCAGAGGGTCCTTCATCATCTGACACAGAGAAAGcgcctggggaggtggggatgccatgaaaggagggagggagatgccaaacccctgcccctcccccaggtctgGAGCAGTGAAACACGCGAGGATGGCAGCTGGACGCACGTGCCTGCCCAGGCCCTCCCAGGACCCCTGCCCTCACCGTCACCGCCCTCAGGGAGCCCAGCACAGGGGCCCAGCCGGGGCGGGGATGCCTGGGATGGCACGGGCACCTGCCACCGGGGGAGCCCATCGGCCCCAGACACTGTGTCCTCCAGTTGCCTCATACCTGGGCCTGAAGACAGAGGGAGCCAGGTTGTGCTCAGGTCCTGAGGACAGCAGAGCACAATGTAGGAGGTGTGCCCAGCCCCCtagccccaccccagctctgcacTGGGACCCCCAGAAAAAGAAGCAGCTGCAGATCCAGAACCACATGTCACCACTGAGCAGCTAGCATTGTGGGACCACTCACCAGCCTCACAGGCCGGGGGCGCCCCGGGCGAGCCTCGGACACTGCAAAGGTGACAAGAGAGGGTGTCGGGTGGGGAGAGTGCAGCAGAGGCGTGACAGACGCGGGGCGAGGGCAGACACTTGCCTCCCTGGGGGCAACCTCTCGTTGGGGGCCAGGATGTCCCAGAGGAAGATGGCGTCCCCCACGCTGAGGAGCTGCTGCTGGTTGGGGCTGAAGGCCACAGCCTGCACTGGCTCTGAATGGCCGATGTACACCTGGGCGCAAAGAGTGTCACATGTGGAGACCCCTGAGGTGCAGCCAGGGATGCCACTGTCCCCCCAGCCCCAAGGCCTGGCCATCAATCCCTATACCCACCAGACCAGGGGCAGAGCGGGCGGCTCTTAGGTGGCGTCAGGCCCCAGTGGGCACAGGGCAAGCCCGGGGCAGCGTCCTCCGCCCACCCTCCCCCTACCCGCAACACGGCTGCCCACAGCACACACCTGGCAGCCGAGGTTAGCCTGCATCAAGTAGTCCCACACCTTGATGGCCCGGTCAGCAGCCGTGAGCAGGAAGCGGCCATCCCTGCTGAGAGCCAGGGAAGGGCAGGCCGTGGGGTGGACACCAGACAGCTGCAAGAGAGCATTCTCGTGGGTGAGATGGGAGCACACAGGACCCCAGACAGGGGAAGCCTCCCTTCTCGGAAAATGCCACTTCTCGGCAACAGCAGGCGGCCCCCACTCCTCAAGGTACCGTTGGCACCAAGACTGGAGCCAGAAGGGAGGGGCAGGCCAAGCTGCCAGCCGCAGCCCTGGGCTCACCTCCCGGACCATGCGGCCTGACGTGGTGTCCAGCACCACAACTGTGTTGGACGACGTGGACACCAGCAGGTGGCCAGGAGGTGCGGGGCCGAAGCAGACAGCCACAGCCGAGTCCAGGCGGCTGCTGGTCCCGTCCAGGGCGCTGATGTCAACCCGCAGAAGCTGGGGGAGAGCAGCAAGTAACCGCCAACCATGACTTCTGGCCAGAGCGTGCACCCTAGAGCCAGGGCACaggaggcaggcagcctgggcACCCACTGAGcacccctccctgccagcccGCCACAGCTCACGTGTCCTCTGTGCCTGTGAGtgagggcagcagggcagagTCCTCTCTGGAGGGAGCATGTCCTCCCACCTGTCCCCTCGAAACCCTTGTACTCCATGGCTGGCCAAGGAGAGCCCCTGCCCACTCTCTGCCCTAGTAGAACCCAGTGAAGCCACACGGCAGCCAGAGTAGGGGGTATCTACAGGGTCTGCCggccaggcaggcagggccccACTCACACTGGACACACAGAAGGTTCCAGCTGACTCACCTCGTCCAGTGAGGCTGTGTCCATGATGGTCACCGTGTACTTGGAGGGACCCACAAAAGCCAGCAGGCGACTGTCCCCACTGACCACCAGGGCATTAGGGCTCATGAGGGAGTCCTGGCACACCACATTAGCTGCCGGCAGCACGGGGGCAGGTGGTcagctgggtggggtgggggcacctGGAGCAGACATAGGTTGGCACCCAGACCTGCATCCAACTACACAGGACCCCAGCCCAGGGCGGGCAGATCCCTCAGTGGCGGCCCACAGAGCCCGGGCGAAGGACATCAAGACAAGAGTGGGCACCACATACCGCCAAGAGAACTGGGGGTCCTCCTGGGCCAGGGATGACCACCAAGTTACTATGGCCATGGGAAGGGGCAGGCCCCTGGGCTGACCCCCACCTGCGGGCCTGGCATTCCgactgtctgtctcctcctgagGCAGGGCAGGCACAGACCCTCACTGACCTTCAGTTTTGGGGGGCTGGTGAGTCCTAAAACCATACTTCCCCTCGGGGTCTAGGCAGCGAGACCACAGTAGGAAGCTTAAAGCTATCATCAGTGAGCACTGGGCAAGCCCCACCCCACAGGGACCTGATGAGGGGACAGTCAGGAgaccagggtggggctgggcatGGGGCCTGACCTGCCACACGCAGAACGCGGCATTGGGTGGCAGCACAGTCGTACTGGGCCAGGGAGCCCCGAGAGCAGGAGCTGAACAGGAAGCTGCCGTCGGGGCTGGTGGCCAGGCCGGTGACAGCTCCTCGGTGACACCTGCACCACACGGGGACGCCCACTGCCTTGGTCCTGAACTGTGCCATCCCAGACCTTCATGGCTGGGCCTGGCCAAATCCCCAAGGGGCAGTGGAGGACAGGGGCTTCCTTTGGGCGGCCCTCTCCCACCCTGCCCAGCCACCCACACATGCCAGGGGACCCCACACACGACCCAAGCTTCCACCACGGACATCTATGGGGCCAGTGGCGGGCTAGGCACCCACCTGTGCTCCACCAGGACCTCAGTGGCCTCCAAGCTGAAGGAGCAGACGGCCCCGCCACTGAAGCCGCAGAAGAAGGTTGGCTGTGTGGGGTGGAAGGCGACGGCACGTGGGGCCTCCTTGGGTGACGTGAAGTCGTACAGCTGGAGGGTGGGGTCCGCGTGAGAGGGCAAGGCTGAGGACTACTGACTGGCCACAGAGCCTGACAGCCAGTCTTTCTTCAGGTGGCCTGAACCCTTGGCCCCCAAACATATGCGGAAGGACAGAGGGCACCCCAGgcctcccccaccagccccacATGTGCCTCGGCTCCACCCACAGGGCCTCAGTGTGGCCTCGGTCCCCTAGTCTCTCCTTCCTCGCTGGCTCCCCTCCAGCAGCACCCACCTGCTGCAGGGTCACCAGGTCCCAGACCCGGACAGTGTGGTCCTGGGACACAGTGGCCAGGTGCTCCTGCCTGCACTTGGTGGCGAGGGCCAGCACCAGGGCAGTGTGGGAGCGCATCAGCACGCTGTACTCCCGGGATGGGACGTCCAGGAAGCCCAGGTGGCCCGAGGAGGTGGTGGACAGCACACGCAGGCCATCGGGGCTGACGCAGACGGAGCTGATGGGGCCCTCGTGCTCTGCAGGCAGGGGGCCAGGCACTAGGGCCAACCTGCGCAGGCtgcacctccctccctgccctcccaggacAGAAACTCTTTACCCAGAGCCCCGTCTCCCTGTGGGCTGGGACAGGCAGCTCCCCCATGACCACCCCCTCCTGGGCTCAGCAAGGGTGGACCTCAGGGACCAGGCCACAGCCCCTTGGAGCCCCCGACTGCGGTCCAGCCCAAGGACCATCCGGGGACATGGTCCTCCTGCGGCGGCCCCACCTGCCTCCAGGAGCACGGAGGAGAAGTCCAAGGGCCAGAGGCGCAGGTAGCCATCCTCTGAGCCCACGGCGCACGTGACCTGGGAGACACTGAGGCTGCTGATGGCGATGCCGGGGCCTAGGGGGCAGGCAGTGTCAGCCCAAAGCCTCGAGCTGCTGCCCCCGAGCAGCAGGGGACCCACCTACCCGAGCTGAAGGTCTGCCTCTTTGGGAGGGGGCCGCTGGGAGTCTGTGTGGGTAGGAGGCGGCGAGCACGTTGCACAGCCATGTGCTGGTGGTCGATCTCCAGGATGTGGCCACTGCGGCCGCACACATAGCTGCCAGGGGAGGTGACACGTGAGGACCAAGAAGGCAGGTGAGAGCAGGACTCTCCTGGTCAGGGAAGGAGAGCAAGGCTCACAGTGTGCAGCTGTCCAGGTCCTGCCCAAAAGCCAGGTCAGTGAACTCCAGTGCGTGGTGCTCCCCTAGGTCCACGGCACAGGAGCGCAGCCCCCCACGTCGCAGCCGCCACAGTCGCACGCCACCCCGCCCACACGATGCCATCCTGCAAGGGTAAGGGAGGGTGAGCGCCACCCAAGCGCCGCAGGAGACCCGAGGCCAAGGACGGAGAGGAGGGACAGGACCGGTGGGTTGGCCCCCAACGAGGCCCAAGGGCTGCCGAGACCCCATCCCAGCACCTCGGGTGGGCGGGCAGCCCAGTCACCTGGTTTCATCAAAAAAGGCGACCTTGAATGCCTGGATGTCAGCGTCAGTGTGCACCTTCGTGAGAAGGACTGCCTCGCCACCTCGCCCCACCTGGGCCGTGTCCCAGGCCACCACCACCTGCAACAAGCCCACGCTGAGCGCCCCCAGCCCGGCCTCCACCAGGCCTCAGCTCTGCCTCCCACAGAAACCAGTTCAGGTGCCTGGCTGGTGAGGGTGTAGGGACGTTGGCCCCCATGGCCAGGAGAAGCCCACACATGCCCGACCAAGCCTCTGCAGAACAAGACACCGACCCTCAAGCAGAGGGAGGCCCCAGGTGAAACGCCAGCTCTTCAGACGTGCCTGACCTCAGAGACGCTGACATGTGCGACACAGCCAGCTCAGTGCTACAGAGCATGCCGCCCAGCAGAGCGGGGCCAGCTATTGAAGCACCAGCAGAAAGGGACACTCTACAGTTGGCTCCGTCCAAGAGGACTCTGGTGAAACACGAGACCCTCCGCCTGCACCCTGGGACGGGCCACTCCACCTCCCGGCCCGGCCCCGTTACCGTCCTCCCGTGGCGGTCCTTGCCAGTGCCACAGAGCAGCGCCCCGCTGTCAGAGAAGCTGCGGGGCGAGAGGAGGGGGTCAGCATCACCGGGGCTGGCACCCACGCTGCTCAGAGGCCCTGCACCCACCTGAGGGAGCAGACAACATGGACCGGGCTCCGGAAGAGAGACAGGCAGGCCCCGGTCTGGAAGTCCCAGAGGCGCAGCATGCTGGGGGCCCGTGCTTGGGCTGAGGCCAGCAGTGAGTTGCTCCCATCCAGCGCCAGGGCAGAGACCTGCAGAGGCAGCAGGTTGAGGCGGGGGTGTGGCCTCTAGGCCGAGTCACCCTGGCCCGGGGGGCGCCCACCTTGTCCGTGTGGCCAAGGAAGAAGCGCTGTTGCCGGGTGTCAACGTGCAGCATGACGATGACCGCGTGGCAGGGGTACACGACGGCAGCCCCATCCTTGGTCCACAGAGCCTGCACACAGGGGCCAGAGGCTGAGGTCATGGACTGGCTGGCCTCATCTCCCCCCAACACACCCCTCCCCATGTCACATGCATACAAGTCactgaaagaacagagaaagcacACGTACGTGtgaacacacagatacacacatgtacacgcaGAACCTCCCCCATGCCTTGTCCACAATACAAGACGCTGGATTCAGGTCACAGAAGATGGGAAGGCCCCCAAGGACTTGGAGCCTGGGGCCAGGAGGGCCTAATAAGCTTCCGACTGCCCCCCCACCACAGGGACCCACAATCACACCCACGCTGGTCCATGTGGCCAGTCTGGATCATGGCTGA
Coding sequences:
- the WDR90 gene encoding WD repeat-containing protein 90 isoform X5; this encodes MARAWQHPFLSVFRHFKVDEWKRSAKEGDVATVMDKTLKCTVYRVRGSVSASNYIQLPRTGTQSLGLTGRYLYVLFRPLPPRHFVIHLDVFTEDSQVIRVSFSSLFKEFKSTATWLQFPFICEAGTPRKDAAGVPPTGARWTCLQLDLHDLLLVYLNRRYGHLKSIRLCASLLVRNLYTSDLCFDPAVTAPEARRAKLPVTPMPREMAFPVPKGQSWHDRYVHIRFPSDSSKGVSTLGQKNGSLPEAGLSALCSTGSAALSSTAAFLGHVPRLLPHSAPFNKPTQDSMSPEVQMHDPAASCRVPSAPRPLPEISMSCERLEVSSVGGPSGRGQEPSAWAEATDKCVNSTNVHVSAHELAVVPVAPEDVAPHEPPCREQSGQQAALGKNRFQQRSFLPDPILRLKGVIGFGGHSTRWVRRPMRLLACALWTKDGAAVVYPCHAVIVMLHVDTRQQRFFLGHTDKVSALALDGSNSLLASAQARAPSMLRLWDFQTGACLSLFRSPVHVVCSLSFSDSGALLCGTGKDRHGRTVVVAWDTAQVGRGGEAVLLTKVHTDADIQAFKVAFFDETRMASCGRGGVRLWRLRRGGLRSCAVDLGEHHALEFTDLAFGQDLDSCTLYVCGRSGHILEIDHQHMAVQRARRLLPTQTPSGPLPKRQTFSSGPGIAISSLSVSQVTCAVGSEDGYLRLWPLDFSSVLLEAEHEGPISSVCVSPDGLRVLSTTSSGHLGFLDVPSREYSVLMRSHTALVLALATKCRQEHLATVSQDHTVRVWDLVTLQQLYDFTSPKEAPRAVAFHPTQPTFFCGFSGGAVCSFSLEATEVLVEHRCHRGAVTGLATSPDGSFLFSSCSRGSLAQYDCAATQCRVLRVAANVVCQDSLMSPNALVVSGDSRLLAFVGPSKYTVTIMDTASLDELLRVDISALDGTSSRLDSAVAVCFGPAPPGHLLVSTSSNTVVVLDTTSGRMVRELSGVHPTACPSLALSRDGRFLLTAADRAIKVWDYLMQANLGCQVYIGHSEPVQAVAFSPNQQQLLSVGDAIFLWDILAPNERLPPGSVRGSPGAPPACEAGPEHNLAPSVFRPRYEATGGHSVWGRWAPPVAGAFSVSDDEGPSEESHGPKGLRQASGSALLVKEADRVVDAACGAAGDSWGLSMPPHPCGQPSAQSPRRARAQPAAHPDSCEPFMSQGKASSLAKVGQSVSSPPASSERLHLKAVVGYSGNGRANVVWRPDTGFFAYTCGRLVVVEDLHSGAQQHWLGHPEEISTLALSHDAQVLASASGHSSTASCGQIRLWEVPGGSCRQLISHRDPTVRALAFSPDDRLLITLGYDGDCTLALWSMSTYELLSSTRLPEPVHGVAFNPWHAGELACVGQGAITLWLLQQRGADVSLQVHRERIPEEVRAGKLTSLCYGAMPLLYCGSDTGQVCVWDTHACRCFLAWEADNSEIGVLLCSGVRLVSGSDSGRLRLWAVEAMLELRRKGSGARSSSVFMERELTLDGAIVSAVFHDSMDMGVAGSVAGTLWYINWAEGTSTHLISGHRSKVNEVAFSPSESHCATCSDDGSVRVWSLASMELVIQFQVLNQSCLCLAWSPPSCGRPEQQQVAAGYSDGTLRVFSISRTAMELKMRPHLAALTAIAFSADGQTILSGDKDGLVAVSRLCTGMTLRVLSDQRGAPISTIQSTSKEDGDFGVEGTDLWLAASGDQRVSIWASDWPQGHCELMDWLSFPAPALMEAPGCPVPSLAAFCPWDGALLVCAGLGVHREVIFYSLRHKQVVEKIPLPFFAVSLSLSPGARLMAIGFAECVLRLVDCTSGAVQDFAGHNDSVRLCRFTPAGRLLFTAAHREILVWDVTGC
- the WDR90 gene encoding WD repeat-containing protein 90 isoform X8 — translated: MARAWQHPFLSVFRHFKVDEWKRSAKEGDVATVMDKTLKCTVYRVRGSVSASNYIQLPRTGTQSLGLTGRYLYVLFRPLPPRHFVIHLDVFTEDSQVIRVSFSSLFKEFKSTATWLQFPFICEAGTPRKDAAGVPPTGARWTCLQLDLHDLLLVYLNRRYGHLKSIRLCASLLVRNLYTSDLCFDPAVTAPEARRAKLPVTPMPREMAFPVPKGQSWHDRYVHIRFPSDSSKGVSTLGQKNGSLPEAGLSALCSTGSAALSSTAAFLGHVPRLLPHSAPFNKPTQDSMSPEVQMHDPAASCRVPSAPRPLPEISMSCERLEVSSVGGPSGRGQEPSAWAEATDKCVNSTNVHVSAHELAVVPVAPEDVAPHEPPCREQSGQQAALGKNRFQQRSFLPDPILRLKGVIGFGGHSTRWALWTKDGAAVVYPCHAVIVMLHVDTRQQRFFLGHTDKVSALALDGSNSLLASAQARAPSMLRLWDFQTGACLSLFRSPVHVVCSLSFSDSGALLCGTGKDRHGRTVVVAWDTAQVGRGGEAVLLTKVHTDADIQAFKVAFFDETRMASCGRGGVRLWRLRRGGLRSCAVDLGEHHALEFTDLAFGQDLDSCTLYVCGRSGHILEIDHQHMAVQRARRLLPTQTPSGPLPKRQTFSSGPGIAISSLSVSQVTCAVGSEDGYLRLWPLDFSSVLLEAEHEGPISSVCVSPDGLRVLSTTSSGHLGFLDVPSREYSVLMRSHTALVLALATKCRQEHLATVSQDHTVRVWDLVTLQQLYDFTSPKEAPRAVAFHPTQPTFFCGFSGGAVCSFSLEATEVLVEHRCHRGAVTGLATSPDGSFLFSSCSRGSLAQYDCAATQCRVLRVAANVVCQDSLMSPNALVVSGDSRLLAFVGPSKYTVTIMDTASLDELLRVDISALDGTSSRLDSAVAVCFGPAPPGHLLVSTSSNTVVVLDTTSGRMVRELSGVHPTACPSLALSRDGRFLLTAADRAIKVWDYLMQANLGCQVYIGHSEPVQAVAFSPNQQQLLSVGDAIFLWDILAPNERLPPGSVRGSPGAPPACEAGPGMRQLEDTVSGADGLPRWQVPVPSQASPPRLGPCAGLPEGGDDDEGPSEESHGPKGLRQASGSALLVKEADRVVDAACGAAGDSWGLSMPPHPCGQPSAQSPRRARAQPAAHPDSCEPFMSQGKASSLAKSVSSPPASSERLHLKAVVGYSGNGRANVVWRPDTGFFAYTCGRLVVVEDLHSGAQQHWLGHPEEISTLALSHDAQVLASASGHSSTASCGQIRLWEVPGGSCRQLISHRDPTVRALAFSPDDRLLITLGYDGDCTLALWSMSTYELLSSTRLPEPVHGVAFNPWHAGELACVGQGAITLWLLQQRGADVSLQVHRERIPEEVRAGKLTSLCYGAMPLLYCGSDTGQVCVWDTHACRCFLAWEADNSEIGVLLCSGVRLVSGSDSGRLRLWAVEAMLELRRKGSGARSSSVFMERELTLDGAIVSAVFHDSMDMGVAGSVAGTLWYINWAEGTSTHLISGHRSKVNEVAFSPSESHCATCSDDGSVRVWSLASMELVIQFQVLNQSCLCLAWSPPSCGRPEQQQVAAGYSDGTLRVFSISRTAMELKMRPHLAALTAIAFSADGQTILSGDKDGLVAVSRLCTGMTLRVLSDQRGAPISTIQSTSKEDGDFGVEGTDLWLAASGDQRVSIWASDWPQGHCELMDWLSFPAPALMEAPGCPVPSLAAFCPWDGALLVCAGLGVHREVIFYSLRHKQVVEKIPLPFFAVSLSLSPGARLMAIGFAECVLRLVDCTSGAVQDFAGHNDSVRLCRFTPAGRLLFTAAHREILVWDVTGC